From the genome of Methylothermaceae bacteria B42, one region includes:
- a CDS encoding two-component system response regulator: protein MIKVLLADDHELVRSGIEQLLNADQEIDVVGVASTGEEALNKVEDTKPDIAVIDVNMPGMGGLETCHKLQRKHPEIRLIAISVYNDGPFPRQLLDAGVAGYISKNCPTDEMIHAIKAVYSGERYLSGDVARNIALGSAKNGKSLFDALSSREMEVTMLTLQGKSIQEIAEILSLSPKTVCTYRYRIFEKLGIKNDVELTRLASKYGLM from the coding sequence ATGATTAAAGTACTCCTTGCTGACGATCACGAATTAGTTCGAAGCGGCATTGAACAACTGCTCAATGCTGACCAAGAAATCGACGTGGTGGGTGTAGCCTCTACCGGAGAGGAAGCGCTCAACAAAGTCGAAGACACTAAACCGGACATCGCAGTCATCGATGTGAACATGCCGGGCATGGGGGGGCTGGAGACTTGCCACAAACTCCAACGCAAGCACCCGGAAATCAGACTCATTGCCATTAGTGTCTACAATGATGGACCCTTTCCCCGTCAGCTTCTGGATGCGGGCGTGGCTGGCTACATCTCTAAAAACTGCCCCACCGATGAAATGATCCATGCAATCAAGGCCGTTTACAGCGGTGAACGCTATCTCAGCGGCGATGTGGCCCGCAATATTGCGCTCGGCAGCGCTAAAAATGGCAAGTCTTTATTTGACGCGCTTTCGTCCCGGGAAATGGAAGTCACGATGCTGACCTTGCAAGGAAAATCGATTCAAGAAATCGCGGAAATCCTGTCCTTAAGCCCTAAGACAGTTTGTACCTACCGATATCGCATTTTTGAAAAGCTAGGGATTAAAAACGACGTTGAATTGACCCGCCTGGCAAGCAAATATGGGTTAATGTGA
- the rnhA gene encoding ribonuclease HI (An endonuclease that specifically degrades the RNA strand of RNA-DNA hybrids) produces MTNKKEEIVEIFTDGACRGNPGPGGWGAILRFRGKEKELFGGELETTNNRMELMAAIQALEALKRPCKVRISTDSQYLMKGITEWMENWIKRDWKTSANKPVKNIDLWQRLNQALSKHQVEWEWVRGHSGHPENERADQLANKAIDEMLQSNQQ; encoded by the coding sequence ATGACCAATAAAAAAGAAGAGATTGTTGAAATCTTTACCGACGGCGCATGCCGCGGCAATCCCGGGCCTGGCGGATGGGGGGCTATTTTGCGCTTTCGGGGGAAGGAAAAAGAACTCTTCGGCGGTGAGCTTGAAACCACCAACAACCGCATGGAGCTGATGGCCGCCATCCAAGCCCTGGAAGCATTAAAGCGCCCTTGTAAAGTAAGAATCAGCACGGATTCTCAGTATCTGATGAAAGGCATCACCGAATGGATGGAGAACTGGATCAAGCGGGACTGGAAAACTTCCGCCAACAAACCAGTCAAAAATATCGACTTGTGGCAGCGTCTCAATCAAGCATTAAGCAAACACCAAGTAGAATGGGAGTGGGTGCGCGGCCACAGCGGACACCCGGAAAACGAACGGGCTGATCAATTGGCCAATAAAGCCATAGATGAGATGTTACAATCCAACCAGCAATAG
- a CDS encoding homoserine O-succinyltransferase → MPLVAHTPLPSFERLRHEGQKILPPDYARHQDIRELHIGLLNMMPDKALEATERQFFRLLGACNQIVQFYVHPFTIEGLERSPEARAHIERFYEPFDKIREEGLDALIVSGANVTHPNIAQEPFWEPLTQVFDWAKQNVTSILCSCLATHALVQYCHGIQRTRLPEKRWGVYPHRVVEPRHPLVADINTRFDVPHSRYNELFAKDLKRKGLKVLVESEVAGVHLAVSQDLLRVVYFQGHPEYDTISLMKEYKREILRFYFGEREDYPPFPENYFAPKAQELLQAYRLEIESAKRSGRPPADFPEQRLIPLLDNTWRDTAKAVFNNWLGLVYQFTHQDRRIPFMPGVDPQNPLGLVLEN, encoded by the coding sequence ATGCCGCTAGTTGCCCATACGCCACTGCCTAGTTTTGAACGCCTTCGACACGAAGGGCAAAAGATTTTGCCCCCGGACTATGCCCGCCATCAGGATATTCGTGAGCTCCATATCGGTTTGCTTAACATGATGCCGGATAAAGCTCTGGAGGCTACCGAGCGCCAGTTTTTCCGTCTGCTGGGGGCGTGTAATCAAATTGTTCAGTTTTATGTGCATCCCTTTACCATTGAGGGCCTGGAAAGAAGTCCGGAAGCCAGAGCGCATATCGAGCGTTTTTACGAGCCTTTTGACAAGATTCGTGAAGAAGGACTGGATGCATTGATCGTCAGCGGCGCCAATGTGACCCACCCCAATATTGCCCAGGAGCCGTTCTGGGAGCCTTTGACTCAAGTATTCGATTGGGCCAAGCAGAATGTGACTTCCATTCTTTGTTCTTGTCTGGCGACCCATGCTTTGGTGCAGTATTGTCACGGGATTCAGCGAACCCGTCTGCCCGAAAAGCGCTGGGGAGTGTATCCCCATCGCGTGGTAGAGCCAAGGCATCCGCTGGTGGCGGATATTAATACCCGCTTTGATGTGCCCCATTCCCGTTACAATGAGTTATTTGCCAAGGATTTAAAGCGGAAAGGGTTGAAGGTTTTGGTGGAAAGCGAGGTGGCTGGAGTTCATCTGGCGGTCAGTCAGGATTTGCTGCGGGTGGTGTATTTCCAGGGGCATCCAGAGTACGACACCATCAGCTTGATGAAAGAGTACAAGCGGGAGATTCTAAGGTTCTACTTTGGGGAAAGGGAGGATTATCCGCCGTTTCCTGAAAACTACTTTGCCCCTAAAGCCCAGGAACTTCTGCAGGCATACCGGTTGGAAATCGAAAGCGCTAAACGCAGCGGCCGCCCACCGGCGGATTTCCCCGAGCAGAGGTTAATTCCTTTGCTGGACAATACCTGGCGCGATACCGCCAAGGCAGTCTTCAATAATTGGCTGGGATTGGTTTATCAATTCACCCATCAGGACCGCCGCATTCCATTCATGCCGGGGGTGGATCCCCAAAATCCGCTGGGACTGGTGCTGGAAAATTAA
- a CDS encoding ATPase: MKMSPKEFMAWDSKRLTLLGMSGVGKTTLANKLPKDKWFHYSGDYRIGTKYLEEPILDNIKRQAMQVPFLRDLLRSDSIYICSNITVNNLAPIATFLGKIGDPNRGGLPLKEFKRRQALHRQAEIAAMLDIPAFIEKAEDIYGYKHFLNDAGGSVCELDEPKVLETLARHTLIIYIKTTPELEQTLIERAKQIPKPLYYREEFLDEQLPIFMQEKGYASPEQIPPDEFVTWVFPRLLRSRLPRYQRIADQYGYTVDAGEINRLRDEQDFLELVADAIASQESARKTG; the protein is encoded by the coding sequence ATGAAAATGTCGCCCAAAGAATTTATGGCATGGGATTCTAAACGGCTTACCCTTCTAGGCATGTCGGGGGTGGGGAAGACAACCCTGGCCAACAAGCTGCCGAAGGATAAATGGTTCCACTACTCAGGCGATTACCGGATTGGCACCAAGTACCTGGAGGAACCCATTCTGGACAACATTAAACGCCAGGCAATGCAGGTGCCTTTTCTGCGGGATTTGCTGCGGTCTGACTCCATTTATATTTGCAGCAATATCACCGTCAACAATCTCGCTCCCATCGCCACCTTTCTTGGCAAGATTGGCGATCCCAATCGGGGAGGATTGCCGCTGAAGGAATTCAAGCGCCGCCAGGCCTTGCACCGGCAGGCGGAAATTGCCGCCATGCTCGATATTCCGGCCTTTATTGAAAAGGCGGAAGATATTTATGGCTACAAGCATTTCCTCAATGATGCCGGTGGCAGTGTCTGCGAGCTGGATGAGCCCAAGGTGCTGGAAACACTGGCCAGGCATACTTTGATTATCTATATCAAAACCACGCCGGAGTTGGAGCAGACCTTGATTGAGCGGGCCAAACAAATTCCCAAGCCCTTATATTACCGGGAGGAATTTTTAGACGAGCAATTGCCGATTTTCATGCAAGAAAAAGGGTATGCCTCGCCGGAACAAATTCCTCCCGATGAATTTGTCACGTGGGTCTTTCCGCGATTGCTACGTTCACGGTTGCCGCGTTATCAACGGATAGCCGATCAATACGGTTATACAGTGGATGCCGGAGAAATCAACAGGCTTCGGGACGAGCAGGATTTTCTGGAATTGGTGGCCGATGCCATCGCCTCACAGGAATCTGCCAGGAAAACCGGGTGA
- a CDS encoding DNA polymerase III subunit epsilon — translation MRQIVLDTETTGLDPQEGHRIIEIGCVELIDRRITDRRYHIYLNPDRDIDEGAVEVHGIDSNFLADKPRFADIADEFIAFVKDSELVIHNAPFDVGFINAELSLLGPHYGHLEDYCTVLDTLVLAKRKHPGQRNSLDALCKRYQIDNSRRNLHGALLDAEILAAVYLAMTGGQISLLLDEQANQNNTDTKPDHSPTRRRQRPLKVIRCQEQELQRHQQRLQAIEQASGGNCLWLHED, via the coding sequence ATGCGTCAAATTGTTCTCGATACCGAAACCACCGGTTTAGATCCCCAAGAAGGTCACCGGATTATTGAAATCGGCTGCGTGGAGCTGATTGACAGAAGAATCACCGACCGCCGCTATCATATTTACCTTAATCCGGACCGTGATATTGACGAAGGCGCGGTTGAAGTCCATGGCATCGACAGTAATTTTCTGGCGGACAAACCCAGGTTTGCTGACATTGCCGATGAATTCATCGCATTTGTCAAAGATAGTGAACTTGTCATCCATAACGCGCCTTTCGATGTGGGCTTTATCAATGCTGAATTATCGCTGTTAGGTCCCCACTATGGGCATCTTGAGGACTATTGCACCGTTCTAGACACCTTGGTACTGGCCAAACGCAAGCATCCCGGACAACGCAACAGCCTGGATGCTTTGTGCAAGCGTTATCAAATTGATAACAGCCGCCGTAACCTGCATGGCGCCTTGCTGGACGCGGAAATCCTGGCAGCCGTATATTTGGCAATGACCGGCGGGCAAATTTCGTTACTGCTTGATGAGCAGGCAAACCAGAATAATACCGACACTAAACCTGATCATTCCCCTACCCGTCGCCGGCAAAGGCCGTTAAAGGTGATACGCTGCCAAGAACAAGAGTTACAAAGGCATCAGCAGCGCTTGCAGGCAATTGAACAAGCCAGCGGCGGAAACTGTCTTTGGCTGCACGAAGATTAG